gtgaccaatcaaccagaaggaaggatcaagtaccatcactccgatgatggccttcgaccaagatggccgaaactgtcaggtcagtaaaattaattggttttgacaagaagaacattctgttaattgtatcacacaaacctgatgaatttcttcAAGAATATACGTGAGAATTATGGACAGAACCATGTCAAGACTGTACGTGATTATGAAAACATTGGCAAGAAAATCGCCAGGTACCGTAACCATCTCGTATTCACATTACGTTGTAAGGAATTGCGCATAACACCACCGAGTCTACGCTTAAAATGCCCCATTAACACCGCGAGAGCGAGGGATATTGTTCAGAATGCTCGTCAACAACTCGTTCGCGAAAGGATCAGAGTTACCACAAATAAGATCAGTaactttaaacagaaaaaagcgAATTTAGAGACTGAATTAAATTCCCGGTTCCCGGAAGCGTTAGTCAATCAGGTGACCGATCATGTGACACGCAAAACGGAAAGTGagttttccaaaacaaaatggcggcAGCAACAAAAGTTGGAAAGTTTACAACGTAATTCAGCTTCAAATAAGCGACGCAATACCCCAGAGAATGTTGAACTAGGAGGTGAACAACTCAAGAAATGGGTTATCAATCTTTCAAAACATAAGCTTACTAAACCGCAGGAAAGTGTGTTGGCTAAGGGCGCCGAGTAAGATTCCGTATGAGGATTATATTGTAGCGACGGAACAGGCGTGCCGTAAGCTTCCTAGCAATGAAGCAACTGTTCTTAGATCGGAAATTTCGGGGGCTCTACGAAATGCGCGACCTCCGAAATCCAACATTACGGCAGAGGAAAGACGTGCCATTCAAGATCTGAAAAAGGAGGATTCCATACTTATCTTACCAGCAGATAAGGGTAAAGCCACAGTTCTTATGGATACTTCTGAGTATGAGGAGAAAATACAGGAAATGTTGTCGGATGAGCGTACATATGAACAATTGCCTTCAGACCCTACCCAACGCTACAAAAGAGATCTAGTAGCCATTCTCAGTAGACTGAAAAAGGAAGATAAGATCAAGAAGTATCAATATGATCTTCTATTTCCTACGGCAGAGAACATTCCTAGAATTTATGGCACTCCTAAAATCCACAAACCCGGTAACAAAGTGAGGCCTATTGTAGACTACACAGGGTCTATTGCTTACCAAACGTCTAGAGCTTTAGCTGACATATTATCGCCTTTTGTAGGAGGAACGGATCATCATGTTAAGAACTCTAAACATCTTGCCGAGGGCTTAGCGGAAGTCATAATAGAGGAGGGTGAGATTTTCAATTCTCACGATGTCGTCTCGCTGTTTACCAACACGCCGATTGATGAATCGTTGAATGTCATTAAAATCAGATTACAACAAGACAAGACTCTCAAAAACAGGACTTTGCTCGCGGTAGACGATGTGATCGACCTCCTAAGATTTGTACTCACCACCACCTATTTCTTGTTGCGAGGGAAAATCTACAAACAAAGATTTGGTGCAGCGATGGGGAGCCCGGTGTCCCCGGTGGTCGCGAATTTGTATATGGAGTTTTTAGAGCAACAAGCCATTGCGACAGCCCCATTAGACTGTAAACCACGGCTCTGGAAACGGTATGTCGATGACATTTTGGAGATTGTCAACTAAAACCAGGTTGATAATTTAACCACTCATCTGAATCAAACCGACCCTACGGACAATATTAAGTTCACATATGAGAAAGAACATGATGGGTCAATACCGTTTCTCGATACACTTATCGTCCGCAAACCCGATGGTACTGTAAAACTGCTGGTTTACAGGAAAGCAACGCACACAGACCAGTACCTCAACTTCGCTTCGCATCACCCAATACATCATAAGCTAGGTGTGGTCCGCACGCTGTTGGATAGGATGAACTGTGTTGTTACGGAAAAGAAGGATATAGAACAGGAAGAGGACAAAATCAAACGCGCCCTAAAACAATGTGGGTACCCGGAGTGGACGTTTAACCAGGTAAAACGCAAAATGGACAATAAACAGGTGGCAAAACCGAACAAGAGCAAGGACTCCACAGAGAAAAACAAAGGATTTGTCATCATTCCTTATGTTGAGAAATTGTCTGAAACGACCACtcgcatttttagaaagcatggcATCGCCACCGCGGTACGCCCTCATACTACCCTGAGGAAATTGttagtccaccccaaggacaaaaGAGACCCCCTTTGTACGACCGATTGCGTGTATGAAACTACCCTGAGGAAATTGttagtccaccccaaggacaaaaGAGACCCCCTTTGTACGACCGATTGCGTGTATGAAATACCTTGCGCCAATTGTGACACTACTTATATGGGTGAGACAGGTCGacgtttatggcaagccaagggggccaaaagcgtggaacagctacgcgtagcttctttctcgttacgagcagctgtttgaccaatcaaaatagtcaaatttaatcacgtggttgggtcgttagctacgcgtagtatagttataggtatcctctttcacaattattatcttgtaattaatttagggaattagcatagataacgaacgggtaaaggaggccaaatcacagcacgtgtcaagagaacatgttgctaatgcctggctaaaatgacacaaagcatatttatttagtgtttccaagtttacaccgtaactttatactcgggctgtattagcggtgcaggggatatgaaggtcaaacaacaactactactgatgtaaagcgctgtgtaaagatattgcagggaaagcgatatcacatgccactgtgtaaatatggagagagtaaaatgggtcatcatttttttcggaacgggggggggttcctaaatttacaaaaggtCGGCGTCattaaattgcggccctcactatttcggcatcaaaatgttatgacccccgactcccaccaccgatacaccttaccccctagacaggctaaaattgtattgaaatcagtcttttgaatacaataaacacactatatgtagtcatcttgtgactccctacattttgtcattatcaatttatgaccccctccccttatttttctttccaaaaagtatgacccctatatttgggatcccttccgaagaaaatgatagcccctaaatatagaacaatcatcattctgttcagatattactttaatagcacctataccatttttttgctgatatactacagatattttcatttacaaaaattaacaacgtaatatttgtgagagaggatgtttacatcagctccacgtgtttaaaaccgcgaatctgattggttaataagctgcacgtaacgagaaagaagctgcgcgtagctagtcccacgttctgagccgcttagcttgtcATAGACGTTTTGAAACCAGATTGGGTGAACATAAGAAGGAATCGGACAAAGTAGCAAAAAGTAAAGGTATCTTTACTAAACAAACCAGAAAACAATCACAAAGCGAACAATCCAAATCAGCAATCGCAGACCACGCAGTTCAGCATAATCATGTTATCAACTGGGACGGCGCCAAAATCCTCGACAAAGAATGTGATTCGGGGGCACGCCGCATCAAAGAATCCATGTGGATAAGAAAAAGAGctccaaacaccatgaacagagatgagggggcccattttctcagtcacgtatacgatccacttctgggcgctagtgcgccctctgttggtgaccaatcaaccagaaggaaggatcaagtaccatcactccgatgatggccttcgaccaagatggccgaaactgtcaggtcagtaaaattaattggttttgacaagaagaacattctgttaattgtatcacacaaacctgatgaatttcttcaagaataaagagggaactctgtgaaacttatgttagccagtattggtacaagGTTGCCATTATTGtatgaagtcttcaaacttcggttcgcggttctggtgtgtgttggagagaatagAATACGCCAAATGGGGTAGTGAAAGCCAATTATAGTGCTTCATtgtttgtcgactcaaagaaCTGTGATATTTTGTTGGACTAACATAGCgtgttatctgtctgtcaagtggagcagaaagcttgcccaagagatctccgagagagaAGCTgatggtcaacatagaagacaaattggagaacactagcatagcagctaggagAGTGAAatatagtcatcaggactttgaACGGAGACTGTGGTAAACCAGGGGTTTACCTTAgatagacaggatcttggacattgccggatcttggatcaagcaCTGAGACCATCAACGAAAGCTCATCTGAAAGTCAaccaatcaagatctccaggcttggTTAAGTAAACATAGCTAAAGatattttgatttgtgaaatctttattgagggatttaaactacttcagtggcaagcactgctttctAAGCAGGTCCtcatataatgatatttaaaacatgtttacagaatatttacaaaataacatgatatttagtaatttatacaaaaacatcaataataagtgtgaaagaaaataaatgtatctcaagtacatgaacgatatgaatataaaaatacatacaatataatAATGAATGAAATAATTCAGCAGTAGTAATGATGCTTATCTGGAATTGATGCAAAGACAGAGTTTCAAAGTTTACACGATATGAGGGTGGCAAGCTATTCCATAAGTATGcagctcttacaataaatgtacgttcatacatactcacgatataacgacgtttctgattgaatttgcgcccttttttgctggtcataaataccgtttatgaccagtacgcagggcataaacaagctgcgtcacgcagcgttggaacccaattaacgcgatccacgatttgctagtgttgcgtacacgcgcatgtcaccgcgcccatcacaCGCGGAGCGCAAGAGatgaacgcgttgactcccggccgttgacctcacgagctgcttcctgcaagtaggcctactcattttctcccaattcttgaaggaaaacggtatgaaaatgttatttaaacttgtaaaccttattattttcatttgttttggattgctaataatgttcagaatgttgggtatgtatgaacggggcatgatcgttgatttatgccctcggctcacgcctcgggcataaacagcgatcatgccctcaatcctatgaatgaacccctaatttaccACTGTTAGAACTGTATTTAGGCACGTTCAATGTATTTAAAGAATGATTCCTTGTATTGTGATCATGAGCATTATGaacaaagtcaaattgattacataaatattcaggacacatatttttgatacatttaagggggtactacacccctgtggcaaatttagactatttttgcatttttctcaaaaataataacacactggtaacaaaattatgtatattattggggcaaggaattcaattactacactgaaatttcagtgactcaagacaagcggttcagtatatatgataggaaatgaggtacatcataacggtacctcatttcttatcataaataacaaaccgcttgtcttgggtcactgatattccagtgtagtaattttattccttgcccctataatatacataacttttgttaccactgtgttattaggttttgagaaaaatgcaaaaatagacacgaatttatcgaggggtgtagtacccccttaaaggtaaGATAAATCATGTGATTAGACCATCTATCTGAAAGGTTTTTTCTAATTTAAAGAATTTaacattgtgatgtgccctgagtaatttgatttaatttaattatttaactttgtttacaagctgaaagtatttcatgagatgggaaagccccttgtaattgcaagataatggtgtggaaagtcactttggaattcccccaaattattgtaaacaaagtcagagctatgtttggaacatccccagttcattattgcaccagcaagaaaaccccccaggaagtgatgtaatgtgaaaggtgaatgtgtataattaatcttgggaaatcccaagattgcagcaatgttgtgaaaatgtgattgaagtaatggtttattaatagatgatggtttttttgcatgagtactgatataaaaagctggaggtttttgtggggactttac
Above is a genomic segment from Amphiura filiformis chromosome 10, Afil_fr2py, whole genome shotgun sequence containing:
- the LOC140161997 gene encoding uncharacterized protein, producing the protein MNFFKNIRENYGQNHVKTVRDYENIGKKIARKVCWLRAPSKIPYEDYIVATEQACRKLPSNEATVLRSEISGALRNARPPKSNITAEERRAIQDLKKEDSILILPADKGKATVLMDTSEYEEKIQEMLSDERTYEQLPSDPTQRYKRDLVAILSRLKKEDKIKKYQYDLLFPTAENIPRIYGTPKIHKPGNKVRPIVDYTGSIAYQTSRALADILSPFVGGTDHHVKNSKHLAEGLAEVIIEEGEIFNSHDVVSLFTNTPIDESLNVIKIRLQQDKTLKNRTLLAVDDVIDLLRFVLTTTYFLLRGKIYKQRFGAAMGSPVSPVVANLYMEFLEQQAIATAPLDCKPRLWKRYVDDILEIVN